The sequence below is a genomic window from Ovis canadensis isolate MfBH-ARS-UI-01 breed Bighorn chromosome 8, ARS-UI_OviCan_v2, whole genome shotgun sequence.
TAAGCTATATTTAATGCCCACCACCAGTCCTTAATGTTAACATTTCTCAGACATTTTTGCTTTTCGAGCCTCTTGTCTAGTAAGCTCTTTAGAAAGGGTTCATAAGAATAATATGTCCTGAGATCTTATATGGTTTTAATGATTTGTCTGTGTCCCTTCTTCAGTATCAGTTTTGAAGGATAAAAATTCTTTGGCTCACGTTTTCTTTCCTTCAGTACCTTAAATATGTTATTGTAATTTTTCTGATATGAAGTATTGTGGTCATTATCACAATGatgaattactttttttttacttacaaGGTTCATGTTCTTTTTGCCTAGATGTTctaacaattttttctttttctttatattccatcAATTTTACTAGAATATGTCTCAGTGTTGGTTAATTTTATTAGTATCTTCCTGTATCACTTTCAAAtcactttttatttcagttttctttatttatagtttttgggttttttcctcATCAGGGATTCCTACTATCCATATGTTAGACCTTCCTTGCCTATCTATAATATTTACCACTtttgaaacttttaaattttttatttaaaaaaacttccCTCCTTCTCATCAACTACTCTTCTTAAGGAATTATGTTGTGTTTGTTCACCCTTGTGTCCCATATAGTTTTCTaacatttctttaatttctaatttcttcttgaaattatttccaaCTTTTACTAACTCATTTATGTTGCTATTTAATGTCATTAgtcatttccttttaattatttatatctAGTGTTATTTTCTTAATGTTCTGTTGAAATAGTAGATTATAGATTTGGCATGTTTTCTGGACAAGTATTTCTGGCAATCTCCTTTTATCTGTAGAAATGCTATTCTAtcccctattattattttttcatataatatCTTCATATGGATTTGACtgatgattttgtttttctattttttatgcaaaattatttttcctgaacTTTATTTAGGAAGACAGCTTGGTTTAAATAGCTTTTCTAACTACACAGAGTTCCCTCTTTTATTGTTTTCATGTGTTAAAAATATGGCCATCTGCTTCTTGAGCTTTTGAActtgttttcttctcatttttatctGGACCTTCTCTTAGAATGTCTTTGTTGTTTCTGACTTAATTTTGATTTTACTCCTAAGAATGTGGAGTCCTCCCTTGGGAGACAGGCTTGGTTTGTAACTTTTGTTGGAGTGGGCAAAACAAAACTCTTACCAGTTTCACAAGGTATCCTCAGATTGATCTATATTTCACTCCTGGCTATTTTGAAGCTCTCCTCTTCTCAGATGCATCAAATACCTTGTtgtattcctttgctttttctcacattttattCTGACATAGTAAAAGTCATGTAGTTGATGACTTCCCCCAACTCATATCTTAGGGTGCAAAGGATGTTTTGCCAACTAATTTTGTTATATGTCTCATGGTGTTTTGATTTCGCAatctaatttctgtttttatgtggaaatttggaaaatctTAAAATCTATGCTTCCGTTATTACTTCTGTCTTCCCAGAATTCTCAAATTCCTTTTAAAACAGCCAGGTTCATTTACCATGGCGCCTCATCTTTGCAGCTAGGAGTCAACTGacagaaaggaaatataaacCAAACAATGtgctctgtgtttgtgtgttgtgtgtgtgtatgtttgcacGTGGATTTATTTGGGGAAGTGGGGCATGGCTACTGGCGGTGTTGCTATATACGTATGTGGGTGTATTCTAAAAGTCCAATGTTTTGACCAGAAATACTTTTCACATTTTGAAGACAGGAAGTTTTCCCTTTGGTTTGTGGCATGGGCTCTGTTTGGAGAACTAGCCTTTATTTTCGGGTGTATTTTTGTCTCTTAGAATGACACTGGCACTACAACATTGCTAATTACCTTGTGATGGCTTAGTCTGTCTGCAactatttttttccctagaatCCACAGCTATTCTTATCTAGAAAAAATGGGCTTCCAGTTGTCCCTGGAGTATTCCTTTTGTTTGCTGCTTATGTTAGTTGATTTTTCAGGGGAGATCTGGAAAGATCCAATTATCGTTTCCATGCAGGTCTTCTTGAACAATTTCATTTTGTCAAACTACTTAATGAACTATTGATCTTGAGATCTGATGTAGTGAAAACTTGGGGAAATGGGAGTTGGTTTTAAGGCAAATTtctataatacaaatgaatggaAGGTTGGCTTATCCTTCTTTTTGTACTTATGCAATCATCTATTTGTGATTGGTTATCATGGTAACTGAAAGCAGAATTATgcaaaataacttatttttacaGATTTATTAGTAAGATATTGAAGCTCAGAAATAGATCTACAGTAAAGCATACAAAttcaaaaaatagtttaaaatcttCTATGTGCAAGGCATATGTAGGCTAGTTTATGATAATGGGTTGGAAATTAAATGCCTATAGCAGCAGAGAGATATTAAATATAAACAGAACAATTGTGTTATATAACAATATAACAGAACAATCCCTGTTATAAATAAAACAGGGATTGGTGGAAACAAATAATCTGAAGAGAATTGAAGTATTTATAAAGTACTGTGAagataaaggagaaggcaatggcaacccactccagtactcttgcctggaaaatcccatggacagaggagcctggtaggctgcagtccatggggtcgctaagagttggacaggactgagcagcttcactttcacttttcactttcatgcattgaagaaggaaatggcaacccactccagtgttcttgcctggagaatcccagggacaggggagcctgctgggctgccatctatgggatcacacagagttgggcactactgaagcgacttagcagcagcagtagcagtgaagATAATGAAAAGTGCCCATGTGCTCAACAGTGTGTATGCCTGTAAATTTGTGACACCTGATTCATTGTGAAATATGTTTATGTAAAAATTCTATTGAAGGGATCAACCAATTGATAAGGATAGATGAGAAaaagatatttagaaaattataagTGCATAGTTTTAAGACAAAAACTTcccatttaataaatgaaaaaccaagccctttatagaaaaaatatatactttattttcaaCTAGAAAGGTGCAAACATGTAACTTTTGGTCACACTCTCAACAAATAAACTGTCCAAAAAACAGTCATAGTCAAAGTAGAGACAAATGCTTCCAGGTGGAAAAACCAATCAGCTATACAGAGCCACTCGTTTTTAATAAAGGTCATTTGTTCGTTAAAAGTGAGGCTACCACTTTTCCAACCTACAGATCAGACTTTGAAGGACATCACTGCCTCATCTTCAGCAAACAACCTGTTTGGATGGACTGTTGCTCCAACTGCACAGAATTTCTATTTGAATATCCATTTCATGCTTTGAATTATCAGACAAGCTTTCCGTCCTACCTATGGTGTTCAGAATTGAGGCTAACACTTGAAATATCAAagcattaaaaacataaaaaggcaCAAACAACTTTAAATTAACTTAGATAactgtacaaatatatatatatacacacaatatttACAGTATCAATAAAAAAAATCTGGCTTGTTACAGGCAAATTAGCTTGCCACAAGCTGTCCAGTCTAATAGACAGAATTCTGATTCCTGAACAATGTCATCGAATCAGAAATGTCATAGCTGAATCTGCTGTTCTGACTTAAAGACGAACTTGACTCAGCCTCATGATGGCTGGAGAATGCACATCCGAGCTGTCGCTGGAGCTATAGGCAGGTCAGTGAGCATgctaaagtttttcttttcagtgacATTCCAAATAGCAGTCACATCACTACCCCTAAAGATGACAAGACTTTCTACTGGCCTCCTCCCACTGCTCCTAGCATACATGCTGGTGCTGTGCACTAATATAGTCCTATGGTCAAGTCTCAATTTCTTCAAACCAGTATCTGGGGTTGATGGACTATTTGTTTGAATATCACATGGCACAGTACTTTgaatttggtgggaatttttcttttccccagttaGAAGCACAGATTTAGATAACTTGTGCCACTGAAATCATGTGTACACAAAAATGAGATGTGAATCGATTCAAGTGACAGCCTAAAATGTTCACATGTCTCACTGTCTCTGGCTTTAGGCCATGTCTCCATACATCTTCCTGTAGTACAGTGACTCGAAGATGTCATTGTCTCCGGGGCAGTTGTAATGGCAGGCACAGGTCTTGATGAACATCATGCTCTTCTTCATGACTTCCCCATCAGGACACTTGAACTCCACAGGAAGCGTGGTGGTTCTGTGAGGGGTGCAGCAGCGCCCGTCTGTGCACACTCCGCAGAATTTAGCTCGGTATGTCTTCATGCTGGTGCAGCCAGAGAGCTCAAACTTGATAGGCTTGGAGATCTTGGGGGTCCGGATGCACTTTTTGCCTTTCTGAGGAAGAcaagggaggagagaaaaatcaatgactcTGCAAGGGGTGTGGCTATCTTCAACCTCTGTGTGTTCTAGTCTCCCCGGAATCTaacttctgtttatattttgagGAGGGAAAGTCTGAGTCTCATTTGCCAGTTTTCCAAAAATAGACATGGCATCTTTGGGGGTGTCTTGAATGAAACAGGGCTGTGGAGGATTTCCTAGTAGAAAACTGGTGGTTTCTATTAGGGAAGGTCTCATCCCAGTAAAACAGCTCAATGGTATTTTTGGAGATAACAGGCCTCTGTAACAGGGGTGATAAGAGACCTAGCTGTAGGCCAGTCCACTCTTGTTCCATGACCAGGAGTCAACAGAAACAGAACACCATACCTTAATATTCTCCTCCAGGTCAGCTTCGCAAGGCCTGACCATGCAGAGGCGGCTCTGCTTCTCCAGCCTGCAGAAGGCGTTGTCATTGGTAACCCGGGTGGAGATGCCCATTCCGCAGGTCTTGGAACAGGCACTCCACTCTGTGGTCTGGACCAGGCAGTTGGCTCGGATCATGGTTGGGTCTGGGCCAAACGTGTCTTCCGGCCGGTAAGCTATGAGAGCAGAGCACACAAACACAAGGTGAGACACTAGGCTAAGACACTTCCCCCTACCCTCGGCCAAGTCAGGACTCGGCCCCTGGGGGAGAATCACGCAGGAGGCTCAGCTCACCTGCGAGGGCAGGGCCGACCACGGTGTGCTCCTTGGGCTCATCACACACCCACTCCTCGCAGCATTTCCCGGGCAGCTTGACCCTCCGCGGGAAGGGGCAGTCGGGGCTGGGCAGGCGGATGTCCACGCTACATAGGGGCACGCAGCCCACCGACCCGTCCAGACACGTGCACTGGTATTTGCAGCTGCTCTGAAAAGACTCTCCGCTCCGGTACACAGTTCCTCCGAAGACGCAGGGGGCACCATCTTTAGctgaaggagaggaagggaaaagaggGGGATGCAGGGCTCAAGCGTCATTCTGGAGGCTCCAACAGGAAGCGCATCGGGGATGGGAGCTGGAAGCTGGGCTCCAGGGGGAAGGCTGGAAACAGCGGAAGGGGAGGAAGGGACCCAATTCGAGCGGCGTTATTTTCCGTTAGCGGGAAGGTGGGTGTGAGGGACGAGGTCATCGACTGTCCCCCCTCCCGGGACCCCAGTGTTGGGGTCGGGGGCGAGGGGcccggggaggtggggtgggggcgggggctgcaggTCTTACCGGTGCACACGCCGATCTTGCGGTTGGCCGGGGAGCCGAAGTCGCAGAAGAGGCCCTTGTGCGGATCGCAGGGGTCGCGCTCGGTACACAACTCGCTCAGCTGCTTGGCGCACACGCGGCAGCAGCCGCAGCCGTCCAGCACCAAGCTGACGCCGGCGGGGCAGCGCGGCGCCGGGCCGGCAGGGCACTGGCACGGGGCGCTGCAGTCCTGGCCGGAGGCGGGCTGCGGAGGGAGGCGGCGGTCAGCCGACGCACGCCCCTCGGCGCCGCCTGGCCCCCTTCCCGCCCCCCGCGTCCCTCCCCCCGGCGCCGGCCGCTGCGGGGTCTCCGGTGCTTACCCGGCTGCAGAGGGCGAGCAGGAGCACGAAGGCGCAGCGGACCGGGCTCAGGCTGGTGGCTGACATGGTCGGGGCGCTGCAGCCGGCGGGCGGCAGGCGGCGAGAGGCGGCTGGCCGGGCGGGCGGCGCGGGTTTGGGCCGGAGGCGGGGGTAGGGGCGCGCCGGGCTGCGGTCTCGGGAGCTGTCGGCCGGGGCGGCTGCCGTCGGACTGGAGGAGGTGGGTCGCCGGCGGTGGGAGTCGCACTGGCTGCCTCCTCTCAGCGGGGAAGAGTTGTTGTGTGAGGCCGGGGCGGGCGGCCCGAGGCTTTTATACTCTCCGGGCGGCCCCGGCTCGCCAATGAGCTGAATGGAGTCCTACACAAACAGGGACATTCCTCGCATTCCTCCCCACCTTCCTGCCTCATCAACTCACACCGGATTGATCCTGACCCCTTGACACTCAGCATTCCTCCCGTCTGAAAAAGCTGGCACACTCCagctcaccaaaaaaaaaaaaaaaaaagggctcagTATTTCCAGCCACCAAAtaggattttttccccccttgccTCTTCGCATCACTCCTGATTTATATCATATAAAAACACATCGGCagtgattttattattatttttatactactttttaaaaaataccactcatttctgtttctgatagCTGTGCCTGTTCGACCCACTGACGTAAATCCTTTGTAggagatagctgagaaaagaaaggctaATAGCAGGGATTCCTGAAAAATTCGAAaaggtttcctttttattttttggtaatgATTTTTGGTTTTAGAGGCTGTCTGCCTTTGAAACTCTTCAGAGGGCACAAGAGGGGTTCATTGTCTTTAACTGCTTGAAATCCCCAAGAAGCAGACGCATACCTGCAAATCTCTGAATTCCATATGTTGGGGATGTAGGAAATTGATCATTTGTCACATGAAATAACGTGGGTGCCCATGGCCAGAGTAGAAAGAGAATAAAGCCAGGGGTCTGAGTATGGATGCAGTTTTATGGGAGAGATTTCCACACTCTTTCTTCGTGTTCTCTTAATATGTAGCAGTTTTAGTGTTGGGGGcatagaaagggaaaagggatgATTGGGCATCAACACTTACAGAAAAAATCGGTCTGTTGTTATGTCAGGACAACTGATTCTGTGCTGGGTAGGTAGAAGCCCTGGGTGTTGGGATGTAAAAAGGGGTAGGAAGACAGGAAAACCTTACAGGAGGAGACCAGCATGAAGCTTGGGGTTTACTTGGGGAGTTTTAAACACAGTCATGGGTTTTTGAAAAATGAGTGATTTTTCTTATACTAAAACCTATAATCTTTGAATGTGAATTGGTCTTGGTTTGTCTGGcagtataaaaaaaaatccaattatgtAACAAGAACACTGTATACCATTGTATTTGGTTGTAAACTGAGTGTcagtaaataatatattttagtgACTCTCCTCACACCTATGAATAGTGATTGTTACTTCTTATTACCCTAGGAGCCGGAAGCCTAATAGAGTTAGATTAGATCAAGGCAGGAACAAGTTTTATTCCCTGTGCTCCTGTGCAGATGTCAAATATGGCCAACAAAATCTAAACATATGTCCCTTTCCTAATATTGCTATCTAGCTTCACTAAGGAGTCAGGTAATTAACCGTGCTTCCTTTTAGAATATATAGTTTAGTTGCTTATTCGTTAATAACTCCAGTTTCCGTTTTATGGAAAGAGAATGATTCCAGGGCTATGCCATTTTTTCCTATTGTAATGTCACATTGTTGGATGCTGGTGTTACCATGAGCAGATTCATTTTAGCTGTTGATTATTTCTTGTATAGGTTGAAGATTAACCTATCTGTTTAAGATGCAAAAGCAAGCTTTCAGAACATTATAgattataatttgaaaatagcCTGTTTAAATAGGcctcatttttttcaagtttcattttattctgttgaaaaagagccaagaaaaaaataactactTTAACTTCAGCACAAACCACATCATCTGTGCACAATTACCTTGTTAAGCAATCCACATGTTGTACAGTGTAGTTGCATGTCAACAGTGTGAATGGCCAGCCAGCGATGGGGGCCTCTGAAGCTGAGGAAGAATTTTCATCATTGTTATTTAATGTTCTTTCCAAGCATTCCTCAAAGAGAAGAGGCCTTAAAAGTTCCTATTTAAAGAAGGAACATTCCAAGTTATGTTAATAGCCGCATGTGTATTAAAGGTAACTTGGTCCCCAATTTTTTCTTCCCCTGTGGATGATTTTAAAAGTCCAAAATATGTGGGAAGCCACAGTGAAATCTTTCAAGACCTAAACCTCCAATTATATCTACCACTAATGGCTGGAAAGGTGTGGTGGATGGGGAAGGGTAGGGATGAGAAGCTGGGACCTCACCCAAGGTGGCCTGCGGCCTAGGCCATGAGCTCTCGTGGCTTGCAGGGTGAGAGAGCTGGGAAAACCAGTTGGGGATTTTTGAATCCTCTAGAGGTCC
It includes:
- the CCN2 gene encoding CCN family member 2; translated protein: MSATSLSPVRCAFVLLLALCSRPASGQDCSAPCQCPAGPAPRCPAGVSLVLDGCGCCRVCAKQLSELCTERDPCDPHKGLFCDFGSPANRKIGVCTAKDGAPCVFGGTVYRSGESFQSSCKYQCTCLDGSVGCVPLCSVDIRLPSPDCPFPRRVKLPGKCCEEWVCDEPKEHTVVGPALAAYRPEDTFGPDPTMIRANCLVQTTEWSACSKTCGMGISTRVTNDNAFCRLEKQSRLCMVRPCEADLEENIKKGKKCIRTPKISKPIKFELSGCTSMKTYRAKFCGVCTDGRCCTPHRTTTLPVEFKCPDGEVMKKSMMFIKTCACHYNCPGDNDIFESLYYRKMYGDMA